The sequence CCCAAATAATATCCAAGCTTTAAAGCTAAGGAAAAATCCATAGTGGCTGTGAAAGGATCCAAGATCCTACAATGACAGCTTATTCTGCACTAAAGTGACGAAGATGGGTTAAGAGGCCAGCTTGCAGGCAAGAAATTTCTCTCAAAATACAACACTATGTAAGAATCGGTCATTCCGGAAATATAATCCTTTATTGCAGTATCGACCGTTTCTGAATCAAAAACACTTTTCCCATAAACCTCTGGCAAATTTGGAATCAGACTCAAATTCGACTTTAAATATTCGATTATGAAATTAAACATTCTCGTCACTTTTTCTTCTTCTCTTCTTAAAACTTCAGCAGAATATATCTTTTGCATCATAAAGTCTCTTAAATTTTTGATTATCTCAATAAACTTTTCATTTTCAAGAAAGCCCTCTTTTTGATCAAAGCCATCAATTATCAATCTAATCAGCGTGTCTATCCTCTCACTATGAGTCTTGCCAATTTCCTTTACAAACAGGGGCAAGTCATCATATTTCAAAAGGCCAGCTCTAACAGCATCGTCAAGGTCGTGACATATATAAGAAATTTTATCGCAATATCTTACCAAGAGACCTTCCTGGGTAATAGGCCGAATTTCGTCATTTATGCTGTGTCTCAAGATACCGTCTCTTGTCTCCCGAGTGAGATTTAATCCGAAACCCTTGCCATCTCTTTTCTCTAGAATATCCACAACTCGTAAGCTTTGTTCCTCGTGACTAAAAGGCGGCAGCAATTTGTTCAATACGTCTTCGCCAATATGGCCAAATGGTGTATGTCCTAAATCGTGACCCAGACTAATAGCCTCTACCAAATCCTCATTCAAGCTAAGGATTCTTGCACAAGTTCTTGCAATCTGAGACACCTCAAGCACGTGAGTAAGTCTTGTCCTAAAGTGATCACCTTCAGGAGAGATAAATACCTGTGTCTTATGCTTCAATCGCCTAAATGCCTTTGAATGAAGAATCCTGTCCCTATCCCTTTGAAAGGCATTTCTATACTCACACTCAGGCTCAGGAAATTGGCGACCCATAGTATTAGAACTTAGAGCCGCCAATCTTGAAAGATACTTCTTTTCTCTTTCCTCCTGGATAATTCTATTAACTAACATTTACATTTTAAGTTACAGTTAAACTTTATTTGTCAGATTCATATTTCATCCTTGCAAGAATAGTTGCTCTTGCTGCAGCTAGCCTTGCCACTGGCACCCTAAATGGAGAACAGCTAACATAGTTAAGGCCTATTTCATAACAAAAAGCTACAGAATCAGGATCTCCGCCATGTTCACCGCAAATACCTATCTCCAGTCCCTTGTTTGCTCGCCTGCCTCTTTCCACAGCAATTTTCATCAGTTCGCCTACCCCATCTCTATCCAAAGTCTGGAATGGGTTCACTGCCAATATGCCTCGTTCAAGATAAACTGGCAGGAACTTGCTTTCTGCATCGTCTCGGCTAAATCCGAATGTCATCTGTGTGAGATCATTTGTGCCAAAGGAGAAAAACTTAGCGTATTGTGCTATCTCTTCAGCTCTCAGGGCAGCCCTCGGAAGCTCTATCATAGTTCCAAAAAGATATGGTATTTGAACGCCCTGTTCTGAGAGAACTTCTTTTACAACTTCATCAAGTTTTTCTCTAACCAGCTTTATTTCGTTTACGTGGCCTACAAGAGGAACCATAATCTCCGGGAATACCAATCCGCCTTCTTTTATAACCATTGATGCAGCTTCCAATATAGCCCTAACTTGCATCTCGTTTATCTCAGGATAGACAAGTCCCAGCCTGCAACCTCTAAAGCCCATCATTGGATTGGATTCTTTCAGAGCCTCTGCCCTTCTTAGCAGCCTCTTTTTCTTCTCCAATAGGTCTTTTTCACCGTTTTTCTCATGTTGGGCAATCTCCTCTTTCAAGATCTCCCTCTTTGGCAAAAATTCGTGAAGAGGCGGATCAAGAAGTCTGATTATTACAGGGTATCCCTTCATTTCTTTAAATATTCCATAAAAATCTTCTCTTTGCATAGGCAAAATCTTTTCAAGCGCTGCTTTTCTCTCTTCAATAGTCTCAGCTACAATCATTTCCTGCATAGCAGGGAGCCTATCCTGAGCCATAAACATATGTTCAGTTCTACAAAGTCCTATTCCCTTTGCGCCAAATTCATAGCTCCTTCTTGCATCCTCTGGAGTATCTGCGTTCGAGCGAACCTGAATCTTTGCTATCTTATCCGACAAAGTTAGCAAGTCTTTAAGGTCTTCGCTCAATTCTGGCATTACAAGAGGTGCAATACCCTTGAAAATATTGCCAGAAGTCCCATCTATCGTTAAGATATCAAATTCCTTAACAGTCTCGCCGTTTACAGTGAAAAGTCTTTGTTTTAGATCTATCTTGACTGACTCAGCTCCTACTATAGCGGGCTTTCCCATGCCCCTTGCCACCACAGCAGCGTGGCTGGTCATACCGCCTCTTGCTGTAAGGACTCCCCTTGCAGCAGCCAATCCATGTATGTCGTCAGGAACGGTTTCAGATCTTACAAGTATTACATCTTCCTCGCTCATCTTCGCAGCCAGATCGGCATCAAAAACGACCTTACCAGTTGCGGCTCCTGGCGATGCTCCCAAACCCTTTGCTATGCTCTGTAGTTTCGAAGACACGTCAATCCTTGGGTGTAGCAGAAAATCTACCTGTGAAGGGTCGACTCTCAGAATCGCCTCTTCTTCATCTATCATGCCCTCTTTCAGAAATTCCATAGCCAGCTTTACAGCAGCTCCCGGAGTTCTTTTGCCAGTCCTTACCTGCAGCATATAAAGCTTTCCCTTTTCTATAGTAAACTCTATGTCCTGCATGTCCTTGTAGTGATCCTCAAGAACTTTACAGAAATTTAAAAATTCTTCGTATACATTTGGCATCTCATCTTTTAGCTTAATAATAGGTTTAGGAGTTCTTATGCCAGCCACCACGTCCTCGCCCTGGGCATTTACGAGATATTCGCCAAATACTCCCTTATCGCCTTTTTTCGGATCTCTCGTAAAGGCCACGCCAGTAGCGCTATCGTCTCCCATATTGCCAAAGACCATAGCAACCACGTTTACAGCCGTGCCAAGGTCATTTGCTATATTATTTATTCTCCTGTAAGTAATTGCACGTGGGGCATTCCAAGATCTAAATACAGCTTCAATTGACATCTTTAGTTGGACAAATGGATCCTGCGGAAAAACTTTTTTGGAATTTTCATATATTTTCATATACCTTTTGACAAGTTCTTTAAGATCGTCAGCGTTCAATTCGACATCGTTTTTTACGCCCTTTTTTGATTTCATATTCTCAAGCTCGTTCTCAAAAGGGTGAATTCCCATATCCAGCACAATATCACCAAACATCTGTATGAGCCTTCTGTAAGAGTCATACGCAAGCCTTGGATT is a genomic window of Thermodesulfobium sp. 4217-1 containing:
- a CDS encoding deoxyguanosinetriphosphate triphosphohydrolase, giving the protein MLVNRIIQEEREKKYLSRLAALSSNTMGRQFPEPECEYRNAFQRDRDRILHSKAFRRLKHKTQVFISPEGDHFRTRLTHVLEVSQIARTCARILSLNEDLVEAISLGHDLGHTPFGHIGEDVLNKLLPPFSHEEQSLRVVDILEKRDGKGFGLNLTRETRDGILRHSINDEIRPITQEGLLVRYCDKISYICHDLDDAVRAGLLKYDDLPLFVKEIGKTHSERIDTLIRLIIDGFDQKEGFLENEKFIEIIKNLRDFMMQKIYSAEVLRREEEKVTRMFNFIIEYLKSNLSLIPNLPEVYGKSVFDSETVDTAIKDYISGMTDSYIVLYFERNFLPASWPLNPSSSL
- the ppdK gene encoding pyruvate, phosphate dikinase, whose product is MGKWVYLFEEGSASMRDLLGGKGAGLAEMTNIGLPVPPGFTITTEVCNLYMEKGDKIIEELWPTVLEKVKIVEEKTGKKFGAQSGLPLLFSVRSGAKFSMPGMMDTVLNIGLNDETVELFSKESDNPRLAYDSYRRLIQMFGDIVLDMGIHPFENELENMKSKKGVKNDVELNADDLKELVKRYMKIYENSKKVFPQDPFVQLKMSIEAVFRSWNAPRAITYRRINNIANDLGTAVNVVAMVFGNMGDDSATGVAFTRDPKKGDKGVFGEYLVNAQGEDVVAGIRTPKPIIKLKDEMPNVYEEFLNFCKVLEDHYKDMQDIEFTIEKGKLYMLQVRTGKRTPGAAVKLAMEFLKEGMIDEEEAILRVDPSQVDFLLHPRIDVSSKLQSIAKGLGASPGAATGKVVFDADLAAKMSEEDVILVRSETVPDDIHGLAAARGVLTARGGMTSHAAVVARGMGKPAIVGAESVKIDLKQRLFTVNGETVKEFDILTIDGTSGNIFKGIAPLVMPELSEDLKDLLTLSDKIAKIQVRSNADTPEDARRSYEFGAKGIGLCRTEHMFMAQDRLPAMQEMIVAETIEERKAALEKILPMQREDFYGIFKEMKGYPVIIRLLDPPLHEFLPKREILKEEIAQHEKNGEKDLLEKKKRLLRRAEALKESNPMMGFRGCRLGLVYPEINEMQVRAILEAASMVIKEGGLVFPEIMVPLVGHVNEIKLVREKLDEVVKEVLSEQGVQIPYLFGTMIELPRAALRAEEIAQYAKFFSFGTNDLTQMTFGFSRDDAESKFLPVYLERGILAVNPFQTLDRDGVGELMKIAVERGRRANKGLEIGICGEHGGDPDSVAFCYEIGLNYVSCSPFRVPVARLAAARATILARMKYESDK